A region of Armatimonadota bacterium DNA encodes the following proteins:
- a CDS encoding YHS domain-containing protein — MNSKTLITASLALAALGALAQSDQKQELASLSCPVLGNPVSPQKDLSIEYRGLSISFCCPGCDAKFLANPEKYLEEASHDGKTVAISLFDPVNHKRLALADAAATLDFQGIRYPFATAADATEFRSLPGSYAYAPSRESVTCPVMKKTVESHSSAAGFADFRGVRYYFCCPGCDEDFAKDPEKFAASVADKVRPVAATAEKAHPQLTLAPTCAGCAGEARLLSNGGFAGKFTAAYRFVAIDDVAARHRFTLDYAVTPRLTVGIERSGGDASLAPVPRFQDNPGDFLRFSDGDALVMPRFSWFVSPEKENCPSFLVGMASDRLSTPRGQAFFATASKHIAGTSVTPFLSIKTNTFDGRTVMPFGVNYALPDNFVLQAVNDGDYTHFLFTKMLDRASVSLLLARSRYFGFSVAVGF, encoded by the coding sequence ATGAATTCAAAAACGCTTATTACCGCTTCACTGGCCTTGGCTGCACTTGGTGCCCTTGCCCAGTCCGACCAAAAACAAGAACTGGCCAGCCTCTCATGCCCAGTGCTGGGGAACCCAGTCTCGCCACAGAAAGACCTCTCGATCGAATACCGGGGACTTTCAATTTCGTTTTGCTGCCCGGGATGCGACGCCAAATTCCTGGCCAACCCCGAGAAGTACTTGGAAGAAGCCTCCCATGACGGCAAGACCGTGGCAATCAGCCTGTTCGACCCGGTCAACCACAAACGGCTGGCCCTTGCCGATGCAGCGGCTACCCTGGACTTCCAGGGGATCCGGTACCCGTTTGCCACCGCGGCCGATGCCACGGAGTTCCGCTCTCTTCCCGGATCGTATGCCTACGCTCCCAGCCGGGAATCCGTGACCTGTCCGGTGATGAAGAAAACCGTCGAAAGCCACTCATCGGCGGCGGGATTTGCAGATTTCCGGGGGGTTCGCTACTATTTCTGCTGTCCCGGTTGCGACGAAGATTTTGCCAAGGATCCGGAAAAATTTGCGGCATCGGTTGCGGACAAGGTGCGGCCCGTGGCCGCCACGGCAGAAAAGGCCCATCCGCAATTGACTTTGGCGCCGACATGTGCCGGGTGTGCCGGTGAGGCGAGGCTTTTGAGCAATGGGGGGTTTGCCGGAAAATTCACGGCGGCCTATCGGTTTGTGGCCATTGACGATGTCGCGGCCCGGCACCGGTTCACACTGGACTACGCTGTCACCCCCCGCCTCACCGTTGGAATCGAGCGCAGCGGTGGCGATGCGAGCCTTGCCCCAGTTCCCCGATTCCAAGACAACCCCGGCGACTTCCTCCGGTTTTCTGATGGCGACGCCCTGGTTATGCCGCGGTTCAGCTGGTTCGTCTCACCCGAAAAGGAGAACTGCCCGAGCTTCCTCGTCGGCATGGCCTCGGATCGGCTCAGCACGCCTCGCGGACAAGCCTTTTTTGCCACCGCCTCCAAGCACATCGCTGGAACCTCGGTCACGCCGTTCCTCAGCATAAAGACCAACACCTTCGATGGGCGGACGGTCATGCCCTTTGGAGTGAATTACGCGTTGCCCGACAATTTCGTCCTGCAGGCGGTCAACGACGGCGACTACACGCACTTCTTGTTCACAAAAATGCTGGATCGGGCGTCGGTCAGCCTGTTGCTCGCCCGGAGCCGGTATTTCGGTTTCAGCGTCGCGGTGGGGTTTTAA
- a CDS encoding TlpA family protein disulfide reductase, whose amino-acid sequence MVAAALVLLAQGQLATPAPMPELNLKDLQGKTWRKEGLERDRVYLVEFWATWCTTCRAIHPEVQKFVKSQAEAKFTYLAVSVDDDLGALRKWAKAEQPAYPVLMDPDFAAMERWKVKEVPSLFFVLNGKVLWRHTGSLKSADLNSALAKIK is encoded by the coding sequence ATGGTTGCCGCAGCTCTGGTGCTCCTGGCCCAAGGCCAACTGGCCACCCCTGCCCCGATGCCCGAACTCAACTTGAAAGACTTGCAAGGCAAGACATGGCGCAAAGAAGGGCTGGAACGAGACCGCGTCTATCTGGTCGAGTTCTGGGCAACCTGGTGCACAACGTGCCGGGCCATCCATCCGGAAGTCCAAAAGTTCGTCAAGTCTCAAGCCGAAGCCAAGTTCACCTACCTGGCAGTGAGCGTGGATGATGACCTTGGTGCCCTGCGCAAATGGGCAAAGGCCGAACAACCAGCCTATCCGGTTTTGATGGATCCCGATTTCGCCGCAATGGAGCGGTGGAAGGTGAAAGAGGTTCCCAGCCTGTTCTTTGTGCTCAACGGCAAGGTGTTGTGGCGGCACACGGGCTCTCTCAAATCGGCCGATTTGAATTCGGCCTTGGCAAAGATCAAATGA
- a CDS encoding inositol monophosphatase family protein has protein sequence MANYRSLTEATAPLLHQAAAIASNLRTGLQIDQKRDSSLVTNVDRAIEQFLKPALLDLTPGAGFYGEEFGHTPPSDAGYWVVDPVDGTSNFAYGQPLWGITAAYLQGGRIRSGGILLPDLGETYLATEGEGATRNGVKLPMIPPGPIQETELLGNTDSRIRFLGQTPGKLRHIGAFVVESTFVATQRYRALITGQISLYDCAAGILINRELGAEVRYLDGGHFDESRHLGTDLSPGFYIGPRDSNFPFGLSSE, from the coding sequence GTGGCCAATTACCGATCGCTGACCGAAGCCACTGCCCCCCTCCTCCATCAAGCGGCCGCGATTGCCAGCAACCTCCGGACTGGCCTCCAAATCGATCAAAAGCGCGATTCTTCCCTGGTCACCAACGTTGACCGGGCCATTGAGCAGTTCCTCAAACCGGCACTTTTGGATTTGACTCCGGGTGCCGGCTTTTATGGCGAAGAGTTCGGCCACACCCCGCCGAGCGATGCCGGATACTGGGTGGTCGACCCGGTAGACGGGACCTCGAATTTTGCCTACGGGCAACCCCTTTGGGGAATCACCGCGGCCTATTTGCAGGGCGGCCGCATCCGCTCCGGTGGGATTCTGCTGCCAGACCTCGGCGAAACCTACCTGGCAACAGAGGGCGAAGGCGCGACGCGGAACGGGGTCAAACTCCCGATGATCCCACCCGGCCCCATCCAAGAAACCGAGCTTTTGGGGAACACCGACAGCCGGATTAGGTTTTTGGGGCAAACGCCCGGCAAACTCCGGCATATCGGGGCTTTTGTGGTGGAAAGCACCTTTGTCGCCACCCAGCGTTACCGGGCCCTGATCACGGGTCAGATCTCGCTCTACGATTGTGCGGCCGGCATCCTGATTAACCGGGAATTGGGTGCAGAAGTCCGGTACCTGGACGGCGGCCATTTCGATGAATCCCGCCACTTGGGAACGGATCTTTCGCCCGGTTTCTATATCGGCCCAAGGGATTCCAACTTCCCGTTTGGCCTTTCAAGCGAGTAA
- a CDS encoding sigma-70 family RNA polymerase sigma factor yields the protein MAFVQPGLTGSPERSDGFELEPGAATHEPVSRVKVDDSLKLWLATVGRTPLLTSEQETVLARKMTSGCLESRKRLVESNYRLVVNIAKKFTGRGLCLDDLIQEGNIGLIKAVEKFDGAKGFRFSTYATWWIRQAISRAISDQSRLIRVPVHVVEGTMRLRRVAARLQFELGREPTAEEIAQRAEIEVEKVNEFLHLVPDALSLESPISGSDDATLQDVIPDSRHGNSDIDQTHLKQSIAEALSILDDREREVLSLRFGLRDGLQLTLEEVASQLQITRERVRQIEQRGLKKLKRSECRALLA from the coding sequence ATGGCATTCGTTCAACCTGGGTTGACCGGATCACCGGAGCGGTCAGATGGATTTGAATTAGAGCCAGGAGCGGCAACGCATGAACCGGTGTCCCGGGTCAAAGTCGATGACAGCCTCAAGCTGTGGTTGGCTACCGTGGGGCGTACGCCGTTGCTTACTTCAGAGCAGGAGACTGTCCTTGCCCGCAAAATGACCAGCGGTTGCTTGGAAAGCCGGAAGCGGCTGGTCGAATCCAATTACCGGCTAGTTGTCAACATCGCCAAAAAATTCACGGGCCGGGGGCTGTGCCTGGATGACTTGATCCAAGAAGGGAACATTGGGCTCATCAAGGCCGTGGAAAAGTTCGATGGCGCCAAAGGTTTCCGCTTCAGCACCTATGCCACCTGGTGGATCCGTCAAGCGATCAGCCGGGCCATCAGCGACCAATCCCGGCTGATTCGCGTGCCGGTTCATGTCGTCGAAGGAACCATGAGGCTGCGCCGGGTTGCCGCCCGGCTGCAGTTTGAGCTTGGACGGGAGCCGACGGCCGAGGAGATCGCCCAGAGGGCAGAGATCGAGGTCGAAAAAGTCAACGAATTTTTGCACCTGGTGCCCGACGCCCTCTCGCTTGAATCGCCTATTTCGGGCAGCGACGACGCCACTTTGCAGGATGTGATCCCCGATTCCCGCCATGGCAATTCCGATATTGACCAAACCCATTTGAAACAATCCATCGCCGAGGCCCTTTCCATCCTGGATGATCGGGAACGCGAAGTCCTCAGCCTGAGGTTTGGCCTCAGGGACGGATTGCAACTCACCTTGGAAGAGGTTGCCTCCCAACTTCAAATCACCAGGGAGCGGGTTCGGCAGATCGAGCAGCGGGGACTTAAAAAACTCAAGCGCAGCGAATGCCGCGCCTTACTCGCTTGA
- the dnaG gene encoding DNA primase produces MAADFDRIKEEIRRRTDLADLVGQRVSLKKTGRGFTGLCPFHDDRNPSFNVNPTLGIYKCWSCGATGDAFKWVMETQRVDFMDAMRILGKAAGVEIPQFTGKQDSDEPEQMEAAMADALAFFRDQLRSDTHAQEYLRLRGIDKETADAWEIGYGPPAGEALALTLKKKGHNLPLCQQLFLVDRDQSGGYYDRFRGRIMFPIRDERGRLVAFGGRVTGQGQPKYINSSDTPLYSKSRVLYGMNRAKEAIARAGQAVLVEGYLDVIACHRAGVGQAVASLGTALADDHVRLLKRWCSQVVVLYDADEAGQKAADRASLLLAEGGLSVKVALAPAGEDPDTLLKQKGAAAVVAAVEQGVSPMDFRMGRLNAKLDPESDAYWKEVVEILATAETPLELQKHLIPVAAKYPGIRDRQAAAKALERMVAKARNDRKRKDNPRQAKIQAEEDVEPVAVEEQLKPGDLAGPEKVVFLSLFAPALVAEAWKFACHAPLMKTALGTRVARSLEGLGAAAPRDDRWPHQIQDAAIRTLLFDLAMQSGEPIELPILEEAVDRLSRDLEARTAQLEAEAALTAGAADDEALRNINDRLRRLKGGKSPQNSS; encoded by the coding sequence GTGGCGGCTGATTTCGACCGGATCAAGGAAGAAATCCGCCGCCGCACCGATTTGGCCGATCTGGTCGGGCAACGGGTGTCGCTCAAAAAAACGGGCAGAGGCTTCACCGGCCTCTGCCCGTTCCATGACGACCGGAACCCGAGCTTCAACGTCAACCCGACCCTTGGGATCTACAAATGCTGGAGTTGCGGGGCAACCGGCGACGCGTTCAAGTGGGTCATGGAAACCCAACGGGTCGATTTCATGGATGCCATGCGCATCTTGGGCAAGGCCGCGGGGGTCGAAATCCCCCAATTCACCGGCAAACAGGATTCTGACGAGCCAGAGCAAATGGAAGCAGCGATGGCCGACGCCCTCGCCTTTTTCCGCGACCAGCTCAGAAGCGACACCCATGCCCAGGAATACCTCCGGTTACGGGGGATCGACAAAGAAACGGCAGACGCCTGGGAAATTGGCTATGGCCCCCCGGCCGGCGAAGCGCTTGCGTTGACCCTGAAGAAGAAGGGGCACAATCTCCCGCTTTGCCAGCAGCTGTTCTTGGTTGACCGGGACCAATCCGGTGGATACTACGACCGGTTCCGGGGCCGGATCATGTTCCCGATCCGCGACGAACGCGGACGTTTGGTGGCCTTCGGCGGACGTGTGACGGGCCAGGGCCAACCCAAATACATCAACAGCAGCGATACCCCGCTTTACAGCAAATCGCGCGTGCTTTACGGGATGAACCGCGCCAAAGAAGCCATCGCAAGAGCCGGCCAGGCCGTGCTTGTGGAGGGGTACCTGGACGTCATTGCCTGCCACCGGGCCGGGGTCGGACAAGCGGTGGCCAGCTTGGGGACAGCCCTGGCCGACGACCACGTGCGATTGCTGAAGCGGTGGTGCAGCCAAGTTGTGGTGCTTTACGATGCCGACGAGGCCGGCCAAAAGGCCGCCGACCGGGCATCCTTGCTTCTGGCCGAAGGTGGGCTTAGTGTCAAGGTCGCTCTGGCCCCCGCCGGTGAAGACCCGGACACTCTGCTGAAGCAGAAGGGTGCGGCGGCCGTGGTCGCGGCCGTCGAGCAGGGGGTCAGCCCCATGGATTTCCGCATGGGCCGGCTCAATGCCAAGCTCGATCCAGAATCGGATGCCTATTGGAAAGAGGTGGTGGAAATCTTGGCGACGGCCGAAACTCCGCTGGAACTCCAAAAACACCTGATCCCGGTGGCAGCCAAGTACCCGGGAATCCGCGACCGGCAGGCAGCCGCCAAGGCGCTGGAACGCATGGTGGCCAAGGCCAGGAACGACCGGAAGAGGAAAGACAACCCGCGTCAGGCCAAAATCCAGGCCGAAGAGGATGTTGAGCCGGTTGCTGTCGAAGAACAACTCAAGCCAGGCGACCTCGCGGGCCCGGAAAAGGTGGTGTTCCTTTCGCTGTTTGCCCCCGCCCTCGTTGCCGAAGCATGGAAATTTGCCTGTCATGCCCCGTTGATGAAAACCGCATTGGGAACGCGGGTGGCCCGGAGCCTGGAAGGGCTCGGCGCGGCCGCCCCCCGCGACGACCGGTGGCCCCATCAGATTCAGGATGCCGCCATCAGGACATTGCTGTTTGACTTGGCCATGCAGTCCGGCGAACCAATCGAACTCCCGATCCTGGAAGAAGCTGTCGACCGCCTGAGCCGCGATTTGGAAGCTCGGACTGCCCAATTGGAAGCCGAAGCGGCCCTCACCGCCGGGGCTGCAGATGACGAGGCATTGAGGAACATAAACGATAGGTTAAGAAGGTTAAAGGGCGGCAAATCCCCGCAAAATTCTTCTTGA